From the genome of Candidatus Obscuribacterales bacterium:
CAAAAGCTCACGCTTCAATTTGTTCTGAGCTTGTTTGTTGACCAATACATCCGACGGTGCGGAAAGACTTACGCAGACTTTGAAAAGCTGCGGAAACTTTGCGGCTAGACTCAAGGCAATGGTGCCGCCGATACTTGCGCCGTGCAGTGCAATGCGATTTGCATCGAGGACTTTTGTCTCCGCAATGAATAACACAATTGCATTGCACAAAGAATCAAGATTCAGTAAGTCAAACGACTCGGAAAGACTTTCACCGGTGCCCGGATAGTCAAATGAAAGTGTTGCAATGCCTTGGCGTAAAAACGCGTGTTCGGTGTAATGCAACTCTTCTTTCGTTGACTTGTGTGCGTTAAGCAATACGACAACAGGAAGTGAGCCATACGGAATTTCTTCTTCGTTGCCTGGCAATCGCAAGTAGCCTTTAAGTGATGCAACTTTGTATGGAATTTCAATCTTGCGAGCTGGATAACTGAAATACGGCGCTGCTAACTCGTAATTGCGGCTGCACATGTTGTACGTCTGTGACTTTTGTTTTGTGTCTTTCATTATGAGTTGCGCGTAGAAACTCCAC
Proteins encoded in this window:
- a CDS encoding esterase FrsA, whose product is MSRLTTNRANQRLTKFLNEVSESATLRMILPVLKTRALANGLYAEEFAQATNKVKTLDDLRYRLTLMAANYQEKARYWDDLGLLARARDHHLQAALWSFYAQLIMKDTKQKSQTYNMCSRNYELAAPYFSYPARKIEIPYKVASLKGYLRLPGNEEEIPYGSLPVVVLLNAHKSTKEELHYTEHAFLRQGIATLSFDYPGTGESLSESFDLLNLDSLCNAIVLFIAETKVLDANRIALHGASIGGTIALSLAAKFPQLFKVCVSLSAPSDVLVNKQAQNKLKRELLSQLVQDDEDISQLAQKFSLHSTLSGITCSTLIIGGGKDVFVPFAETKNLFELVSCQDKKLVICSRAKHICFEMMPSLRYEIAQWVQERI